In the genome of Bradyrhizobium sp. CIAT3101, one region contains:
- a CDS encoding fumarylacetoacetate hydrolase family protein, whose product MKLATFRSAGQEKIGAVHANDSQVFDLAAAAARDGQADPAFGSMLALIDAGPRALDRARALLDKHGQDATLSAAVSAVDILAPVPEPRQMRDGMSFPLHILQAPRGQQKLAARAKGDMAELARIDAEPLGELPEVYRKQPIFYITNRFSVRGTNTTVKWPRYSKVMDYELEFGIITKNKGANIAAAKAGDHIFGYTIFNDFSARDAQRIEMEGRLGPAKGKSFDGGNVMGPWIVTPDEIGDPYRLKMEARVNGEVRSKGVSDGMLFSFEEIIAHVTQDETLMPGEFIGSGTVGNGCGLELGWYLEHGDTIELEVEKIGILKNRVERQES is encoded by the coding sequence GTGAAGCTCGCAACATTCAGATCGGCCGGTCAGGAGAAGATCGGCGCCGTCCATGCCAATGACAGTCAGGTGTTCGATCTCGCCGCCGCCGCTGCGCGGGACGGCCAGGCCGATCCGGCTTTCGGCTCGATGCTGGCGCTGATTGATGCCGGACCCCGCGCGCTCGATCGGGCCCGGGCTCTGCTCGACAAGCACGGCCAGGACGCAACGCTGTCGGCGGCGGTCAGTGCCGTCGACATCCTCGCGCCGGTGCCGGAGCCGAGGCAGATGCGAGACGGCATGTCGTTTCCGCTGCACATCCTGCAAGCGCCGCGCGGGCAGCAAAAGCTCGCGGCGCGCGCCAAGGGCGATATGGCGGAATTGGCGCGCATCGACGCCGAGCCGCTCGGCGAACTGCCCGAGGTCTATCGCAAGCAGCCGATCTTCTACATCACCAACCGTTTCAGCGTCCGCGGCACCAACACCACAGTGAAATGGCCGCGCTACAGCAAGGTGATGGATTACGAGCTCGAGTTCGGGATCATCACCAAGAACAAGGGCGCCAACATTGCGGCTGCGAAGGCGGGGGATCACATCTTCGGCTACACCATCTTCAACGATTTCTCCGCGCGCGACGCGCAACGCATCGAGATGGAGGGACGGCTCGGCCCGGCCAAGGGCAAGAGTTTCGACGGCGGCAACGTGATGGGTCCCTGGATCGTGACGCCGGACGAGATCGGCGATCCCTATCGTCTGAAGATGGAAGCGCGCGTCAACGGTGAGGTCCGTTCGAAAGGCGTGAGCGATGGCATGCTGTTTTCCTTCGAGGAGATCATCGCCCATGTCACCCAGGACGAGACGCTGATGCCCGGTGAGTTCATCGGCTCCGGCACGGTCGGCAATGGTTGCGGCCTCGAGCTCGGATGGTATCTCGAGCATGGCGATACGATCGAGCTCGAGGTCGAGAAGATCGGTATCTTGAAGAACCGCGTCGAGCGGCAAGAAAGCTGA
- a CDS encoding cyclase family protein: protein MTTKLIDISVPLQNDVPADPPGNHPTIQYINHQQGLPRMLQFFDGLKAEDLPDGQGWAVEQVSLSTHNGTHLDAPWHFHPTMNRGERSWTIDEVPLEWCFQPGVKLDFRHLPDGYVATAKDVEAELKRIGHELKPLEIVVVNTSAGAKYGRQDYVTSGCGMGYEATMYLLERGVRLTGIDGWSWDAPFVHTAKKYAETKDASLIWEGHKAGRHIGYCHLEKLHNLEQLPSTGFKVSCFPVKIERASAGWTRAVAILEG, encoded by the coding sequence ATGACGACCAAGCTGATCGACATCTCCGTCCCCCTGCAGAACGACGTGCCGGCAGACCCGCCCGGCAATCATCCGACCATCCAGTACATCAATCACCAGCAGGGCCTGCCGCGCATGCTCCAGTTCTTCGACGGACTGAAGGCCGAGGATCTGCCTGACGGGCAGGGTTGGGCGGTGGAGCAGGTCAGCCTCTCGACCCACAACGGCACGCATCTCGACGCCCCCTGGCATTTTCATCCGACCATGAATCGCGGCGAGCGGTCCTGGACCATCGACGAGGTGCCGCTGGAATGGTGCTTCCAGCCCGGCGTGAAGCTCGACTTCCGGCACCTGCCGGACGGCTATGTCGCAACGGCGAAAGATGTCGAGGCCGAGCTCAAGCGCATCGGCCATGAGCTGAAACCGCTCGAGATCGTCGTCGTCAACACCAGCGCCGGCGCCAAATATGGCCGACAGGACTACGTCACGTCAGGCTGCGGCATGGGCTATGAAGCGACCATGTACCTGCTCGAGCGCGGCGTGCGCCTGACCGGCATCGACGGCTGGAGCTGGGACGCGCCGTTCGTTCACACCGCGAAGAAATACGCCGAGACGAAAGACGCCAGCCTGATCTGGGAAGGCCACAAGGCCGGCCGCCACATCGGCTATTGCCATCTCGAAAAGCTGCACAATCTCGAACAGCTCCCGTCGACCGGCTTCAAGGTGTCGTGCTTCCCCGTGAAGATCGAGCGCGCCTCGGCCGGGTGGACGCGAGCGGTTGCGATTTTGGAGGGGTAG
- a CDS encoding winged helix-turn-helix domain-containing protein — translation MILDETCLFAHRNGRKIQFTRNERALLLALTRNPRRLMPRDRLLDEIASESNVSDRNIDFLVNRLRAKLGDSAKSPNFIATQYGEGYVWIAVPSSVAPIDALLVIAPAFGPPGSPFSQQASSLVDQLREMIAEGIGDGHNVIVAEDWTPTDRLRYFLQVSFFARNGHLDCAATLREMPSRRIAKALRLQLDMADAASITNEASRVSNGVIEVLRKALGHASTGLGIRAEEPAETRLQKASSVLLSTNPRWVEGGEQLGRDRKQDPDNADIALQWCLHLFTRLTTTNPFGEMSLEERYRMESEIDATVLDCLPAIEANPLLMLAAAKLLYFINRGHLELAEDILERAFAQTTDFAGALPVMGQLRYARGQFDEAVQYFDRGIAMVELNPLYHIHIRVLKCLALLAAGNHAALEGAVPTIDPDIPCPPEIAWMIAWTFAPADQELPQVSADALAAIGPEGAIGAVEYLYFTSARHLVSEQARANLMHNLIAHVTRFHGERVVPAFILRSIGKVSPAEHTHGQTALEAGIGARLKY, via the coding sequence ATGATCCTTGACGAAACATGCCTTTTCGCGCACCGCAACGGGCGGAAGATTCAATTCACCAGAAACGAGCGCGCGCTGCTGCTGGCTCTGACGCGCAACCCTCGTCGCCTGATGCCCCGCGACCGTCTGCTCGACGAGATCGCGTCGGAATCCAACGTATCCGACCGCAACATCGATTTTCTGGTCAACAGGTTGCGGGCCAAGCTCGGCGATAGCGCCAAATCGCCGAATTTTATCGCCACACAGTATGGCGAGGGTTACGTCTGGATCGCCGTTCCATCTTCGGTCGCGCCAATTGACGCTCTCCTGGTCATCGCACCGGCTTTCGGGCCGCCCGGATCTCCCTTCAGCCAGCAGGCGTCTTCGCTAGTCGATCAGCTACGCGAGATGATCGCTGAGGGTATTGGCGATGGCCACAACGTCATCGTTGCCGAGGACTGGACCCCCACCGACAGGCTGCGTTATTTCCTGCAAGTGAGCTTTTTTGCCCGCAACGGGCACCTCGATTGCGCGGCCACCTTGAGGGAAATGCCGTCGAGGCGGATCGCAAAAGCATTGCGGCTCCAACTCGACATGGCCGACGCCGCATCGATCACGAATGAGGCCAGCCGGGTTTCGAATGGCGTCATCGAGGTGCTGCGCAAGGCGCTCGGCCACGCCTCGACAGGGCTCGGTATCCGCGCCGAGGAACCAGCTGAAACGCGCCTTCAAAAGGCTTCGAGCGTGTTGCTGTCGACCAATCCGAGGTGGGTGGAAGGTGGCGAGCAACTGGGGAGGGACCGCAAACAGGATCCTGACAATGCGGATATAGCCCTGCAATGGTGCCTGCATCTGTTCACGCGCCTCACGACGACCAATCCGTTCGGCGAGATGAGCCTTGAAGAACGCTACCGCATGGAAAGCGAGATCGACGCCACGGTGCTGGACTGCCTGCCAGCCATCGAGGCGAACCCGCTGCTGATGCTGGCAGCCGCCAAGCTGCTGTACTTCATCAATCGAGGTCATCTCGAACTGGCGGAAGATATCCTCGAACGCGCCTTCGCCCAAACAACGGACTTTGCCGGGGCCTTGCCGGTCATGGGACAATTGCGCTATGCGCGCGGCCAATTCGACGAAGCTGTCCAATACTTCGACCGCGGCATCGCGATGGTCGAACTGAACCCCCTGTACCACATACATATCCGGGTCCTGAAATGCCTCGCCCTCCTTGCTGCCGGCAACCATGCGGCGCTTGAAGGCGCCGTCCCCACGATCGATCCGGACATCCCTTGCCCTCCTGAAATCGCATGGATGATTGCCTGGACGTTCGCGCCGGCCGATCAGGAATTGCCGCAGGTGTCGGCGGATGCGCTTGCCGCGATCGGCCCCGAGGGCGCGATCGGTGCGGTCGAATATCTCTATTTCACGTCGGCGCGTCATCTCGTTTCGGAGCAGGCGCGCGCCAACCTCATGCATAACCTGATCGCGCATGTGACGAGATTCCATGGCGAGCGGGTGGTCCCGGCCTTCATTCTCCGGAGCATCGGCAAGGTCTCTCCGGCTGAACACACTCACGGACAAACGGCGCTCGAAGCGGGCATCGGCGCACGCCTCAAATATTGA